TTTCGAATTCCGGCGTCAGCTCGGTTTCAACTTTTGGAGCCTTTTTCTCGGCGTGCCTCTTTGGTTTTCTACCCCTCCTTTTCTTTTCAGCTTTTTGAGTGGGACCTTTTCGCAGGTACTCATCGATAGTTGGCATTCTCTACCCCTCCCAATGTGTAATCTGGAGCACTCACCTTAATAGCTTTTCGTACCCCAGTGCGTTCGGGTTCGTTGAAGCTGGCCTTAATGCTTCGCTCATACGTGCAATCTGGAGAAGACGGCCGTACTTCCTCAGGACCTTAGAGGAAAGGGATTTGGAGGACTATAAGGCCCTTTATAGACTTTTAAAAGCCATTAAAATGTGCAAACAAGCCCGGAAGCGAATTATGGTGCGGTGGCCGGGATTCGAACCCGGGTTACCGGCTTGGAAGGCCGGTGTCCTGGACCAGGCTAGACTACCACCGCCCGAGAAGTGGTGGGGCGAGGGGGATTTGAACCCCCGACACCCGGATCTTCAGTCCGGCGCTCTCCCAGGCTGAGCTACCGCCCCACGCCCAATGGATAGGGTACGCGGGCAATTTATAAATCTTGCGGTAGGCCCCCGGGTTCGGGGACCTCATAACTCCGGCTCAACCTCGTAAACAGTCCTGTCCTCACCAATGCCCTCCATAAGACCCCTGTGACGCCTCACGCAGCTCTCGCACCGCCCGCAGTGGACCGGCTTCCCGTCAGGAGTGAAACCCCTCGGCATGTAGCAGGAGTTCGAGTACTCGTATTTTGCATTGAGCTCCTTCAGAAGTTTCGCTATGCCCCTCTTGTCGAGGTCTATGAGTGGGGCGACAACCCTGACTTCCGCCATCGTGCCGTAGCGGAGCATCTCGTTCATCCTCTCGACGAACTCCCGGGTATTATCTGGAAAGGTGGAACCTTCCTCGGCGTTGAAACCGGCTATTATATCCCCCCCACCGAGGGCATCGAGAAGGGATGCGGCTGTGGCTATGAGCACGACGTTTCTGGCCGGAACCCAGACGCTCTTTGCCGTTTCCTTTGCCCTCCCGGTCTCTTCAAGCTCCTGGGCGGTAACCGTGGGAGTTTCCCCACCGACGAGCGTCGTCCCCCTGAGCTTTGAAAACTCCTCGAGGAAGTCGAGCCTGACGATTTTCAGGGGGACGCCGAGTTCCTTTGAGAAGAACTCCGCCACCCTGTTGGTGACCTTTTCCTCGTTGCTCCCGTAGTTCGCCGTGAGCATGATAACCTCGTCGTATTCCCTTTTGGCCCAGTAGAGGCAGGCCGTTGAGTCAAGTCCGCCGGAAAAAAGAACCACGGCACGCTTCATCTTCCACCCTCCTTTTCTCCGTTATACTTCAAGGGCCAGCCCGATTATATCCTTAACGCTCGAAAAGCCCTCGCTCTCGAGGTAGGCTTCGATGCCCGCGTTTATCTCCCGGAACACCCCCCAGCCCCTGAGCCAGATGGCCGTTCCGATCTCCAGAGCCGAGGCGCCCGCCAGCAGGAACTCAACGGCATCCTGCCACGTCGTTATCCCGCCCATCCCTATGACCGGAACGTCCAGAACCCTCGCGAGGTCATAGACGGCCCTCAAAGCCACGGGCTTTACCCCGGGTCCCGAGTAGCCCCCAACGCGGTTGCTGAGGACGGGCTTTTTTGCGTAGACGTCTATGGCCACCGCTTTCAGGGTGTTTATGGCCGAGACGGCATCTGCCCCGCCCCTTTCCGCGGCAAGCCCCAGCTTCGTTATGTCGTCCGTGTTCGGGGTGAGCTTCGCTATGACGGGTTTATCCGTCACGTCTTTAACAGCTCTGACCACCTCGTAGACGTTCTCCGGTTTCTGGCCGATTTCCATACCGTAGCCCTTTGCATGGGGGCAGCTTAGATTGAGCTCAAAGGCGTCTCCAGCATCGCTCAGTTTCTCCGCTAAGAAGGCGAACTCCTCGCTGCTTCCCCCGAAGATCGAGACCACAACCGGGAAGTCGAAGGTATAACCCTCCACCATCTCGAGGAAGGCCTTCCAGCCGGGGTTCGGCAGGCCCATCGCGTTTATCAGGCCGTAGGGAAGCTCGACCACCGTGGGATTGTCGTAGCCGGCCCTCGGTTCCATGCCTATGGATTTCGTTACGACGGCAGCAGCGCCTTCCTCGTGGGCACGTATCCAGAGATCGGGAGTTCTGTCCGCTATGCCCGACGCGAGGATGAGGGGATTCTCAAGCTCAAGACCCGCAACCTTAACCGAGAGTTTCGTCACTTTCAACCCCCAAGCTAAAAGAGGAAATCCGTTATTAAGATTTTGTCATGTAT
The window above is part of the Thermococcus sp. P6 genome. Proteins encoded here:
- a CDS encoding dihydroorotate dehydrogenase → MKVTKLSVKVAGLELENPLILASGIADRTPDLWIRAHEEGAAAVVTKSIGMEPRAGYDNPTVVELPYGLINAMGLPNPGWKAFLEMVEGYTFDFPVVVSIFGGSSEEFAFLAEKLSDAGDAFELNLSCPHAKGYGMEIGQKPENVYEVVRAVKDVTDKPVIAKLTPNTDDITKLGLAAERGGADAVSAINTLKAVAIDVYAKKPVLSNRVGGYSGPGVKPVALRAVYDLARVLDVPVIGMGGITTWQDAVEFLLAGASALEIGTAIWLRGWGVFREINAGIEAYLESEGFSSVKDIIGLALEV
- the queC gene encoding 7-cyano-7-deazaguanine synthase QueC, whose translation is MKRAVVLFSGGLDSTACLYWAKREYDEVIMLTANYGSNEEKVTNRVAEFFSKELGVPLKIVRLDFLEEFSKLRGTTLVGGETPTVTAQELEETGRAKETAKSVWVPARNVVLIATAASLLDALGGGDIIAGFNAEEGSTFPDNTREFVERMNEMLRYGTMAEVRVVAPLIDLDKRGIAKLLKELNAKYEYSNSCYMPRGFTPDGKPVHCGRCESCVRRHRGLMEGIGEDRTVYEVEPEL